From the Chryseobacterium sp. G0201 genome, the window CTTCTTTTTTTATCAATAAAACTTATTCCTACAGTAAATAAAAATATCAAAAGCGTATAAACAGCCGGAAACATATGAAAAGCATCAGAGAATCTTCCTTCAAAAACCATAACAATAGCTCTTTGAGCACCGCAGCCAAAACATTCTATTCCTAAGAACTTTTTACTTGGGCACGGCAACATGAAATCCTCTATTTTCATCTTTTTAAAAATTAATTGTATAAAATTAAGAAGAAATTTTAGCTCTTAAATATTGATGAGGAAAGAAACATTCTTCATTCATTTCAAATGAACCCTGAACAGCAATGTATGGATTTCTTAAGATCTCTCTGGCAATAAAAATTAAATCTGCATCGCCTTTTTGAAGAATTTCTTCCGCATGTGATACTTTTTTAATTAAGCCAACGGCACCGGTTTTTACTTCCGCCTCGTTTTTGACCTGAGAAGAAAGAGGAACTTGGTATCCGTCAAAAAGAGGAATCTTTACTCCATGAATATTTCCGCCGCTTGAAACGTCTACCAAATCGACTGAATGATTTTTTAATACTTTCGCTAATTCTACACTGCTTTCAATATCCCAGCCATTTTCAGCGTATTCTGTACCTGAAATCCTTACAAACAGCGCTACATTTTCGTTTAATTCTTCATTTACGGCATCTACAATTTCCAATAAAAACCTAATTCTGTTCTCAAAGCTTCCGCCATATTCATCGGTTCTGATGTTGGAAAGCGGAGATAAAAACTGATGAACCAAATATCCATGTGCTCCGTGAATTTCAATCACATCAAAACCTGCTTTTACAGCTCTTCTTACAGCCTCTTTAAAGTTTTGAACCTGTTCTTTAATCTCTTCTACTGTTAAAACATGCGGAATTCTTTCTGTGGGATGATAAGGAATCGGGCTTGGCGCAACAGTTTCCCAACCTTCTTCAACAGGGATTTGCAGATTGTTCCAAGTTGAACCTTTTCTTCCTGCATGAGCAATTTGTATTCCTATTTTGCTGTCTGAATTTTTATGTACAAACTCAACAATTTTCTGTAGTTTCTCGGCCTGTTCGTCATTCCAGATACCCATGCAATGGTTGGTGATCCTTCCGCGGGGTTCAACTCCGGTTGCTTCTACCATAATTAATCCTGTTCCGCCCTGCGACCTGCTTCCGTAATGTACATAATGAAAATCATTAGCCATCCCGTTTTCACAAGAATACATACACATTGGAGACATTACCCAACGGTTCTTTAACTCAACATTTCTGAATTTTATAGGAGTGTATAACATGTTTGATGTTTTGAATTTTAATTAAAAATTTTGAAGGATAAAATAATATTGTCCACCTGATGAAAAAGAGCTAATTTTATCCCCCTTTTTTAGGTCCACAATATATGAAAAAAGACATACAGATAGGTTACGAATATTTTAAAAATAACAGTGAACTTAGCGATATAGAAAATACGTTGTTCGCAAGAGCAAAACAAGCCAGAGAAAATGCTTACGCCCCTTATTCCAACTTTTTGGTAGGCTGTTCGGTTTTATTGGAAAATGGAGAAATATTCTCCGGAAATAATCAGGAAAATGCAGCTTTTCCGTCCGGTCTTTGTGCCGAAAGAACGACTTTATTCTGGGTAGCAGCCAATTTTCCGAATGAAAAGATCAAAAAGATCTTTATTGTTGGCGGACCGAGAGAATTTCACGAGAAAAATCCGCCAATTCCGCCTTGTGGAGCTTGCAGACAAAGCTTAATTGAATATGAAACCAAGCAGAATGAAAATATTGATCTTTATTTTTCGAGCATGAATGATGTGGTCGTGAAAGTGAATTCTATTAAAGATTTGTTGCCGTTTTATTTTGATGCTACGTTTTTGTAGAACTATTTTTGTTTTAAACACAAAGATCACAAAGGTTTTCTTTAAAATTATTGAGAATATTTTCGTTGGCAAAGGCGTTTCATTCAGTAAAGTTTATTGTCATTGCGAGGAGCAAAGCGACGAAGCAATCTTTTTTATCACTAATTTTTTTATGAGATTGCTTCACATTCGGTTCGCAATGACGGGAACAATTGAAAAGGCGATAAATACCCTAGCCCCGATTGCAGTGAAAATCCTTTTTTGAAAAAAAAGATTGTAACGGAAAGCGGGAAATAGCTCCTGAAAAATAGGTAATGAGTAATTGGTAATAGGCAATTTTGAATAATAGCTATCGTGAGATTTTTTGATTTAAGGCTTTCTCGATTTTGCATTTCAATTTAATAAATTTACCTTTGCAAAAATTTTGGTTTCCAATGTATTGGAATGAAAAGGGAATTGGGTGAGAACCCCAAACTGTCCCCGCAACTGTAAATCGCAACCAAAATTTCTACGAAAAACCACTGTGCAAACGGGAAGGTGTAGAAAGCGAAAGTCAGGAGACCTGCCAAAATTATAATAAAAAAATAGATTGCTTTCGGAGGAAAAGTAAAATAGTAATGGATATAAAAAGATCTTTAGTACTGCTTTTTTCGTCTTATGGTTGTTTTCTTTTCGCACAGGAGAAAACCATAGATACCGTTTATGTTTTTGATAACCAAATGAGTAAGGTTAAACTTTTTCATAACGTTACCACCATTACTCCTCAGGATGCTGAGAAAAACTCAACCAATCTTTCTGAACTTTTACGTTTTCAATCTGCCGTTTATATTAAAGAAAATG encodes:
- a CDS encoding DUF2752 domain-containing protein; protein product: MKIEDFMLPCPSKKFLGIECFGCGAQRAIVMVFEGRFSDAFHMFPAVYTLLIFLFTVGISFIDKKRSYGNVLIIMAIINSIIMVIAYFYKHFYLNLH
- a CDS encoding cytidine deaminase; amino-acid sequence: MKKDIQIGYEYFKNNSELSDIENTLFARAKQARENAYAPYSNFLVGCSVLLENGEIFSGNNQENAAFPSGLCAERTTLFWVAANFPNEKIKKIFIVGGPREFHEKNPPIPPCGACRQSLIEYETKQNENIDLYFSSMNDVVVKVNSIKDLLPFYFDATFL
- the namA gene encoding NADPH dehydrogenase NamA, which translates into the protein MLYTPIKFRNVELKNRWVMSPMCMYSCENGMANDFHYVHYGSRSQGGTGLIMVEATGVEPRGRITNHCMGIWNDEQAEKLQKIVEFVHKNSDSKIGIQIAHAGRKGSTWNNLQIPVEEGWETVAPSPIPYHPTERIPHVLTVEEIKEQVQNFKEAVRRAVKAGFDVIEIHGAHGYLVHQFLSPLSNIRTDEYGGSFENRIRFLLEIVDAVNEELNENVALFVRISGTEYAENGWDIESSVELAKVLKNHSVDLVDVSSGGNIHGVKIPLFDGYQVPLSSQVKNEAEVKTGAVGLIKKVSHAEEILQKGDADLIFIAREILRNPYIAVQGSFEMNEECFFPHQYLRAKISS